One Rhodohalobacter sp. SW132 DNA segment encodes these proteins:
- a CDS encoding lysophospholipid acyltransferase family protein, which yields MKPTPEQWVRTVLSMIVFFTLLLLVTPLVLFLLLISLGRLTNFIIEKVAPLLAYPVFFILGIQFSIEKHIRPLPSPAVYISNHSSTLDLFCILALGLPRARFIAKWELQYNPLFFILGRLTGQVFIKRQNSEEAVQTLQKAYTRVRKQQLSIFAAPEGSRKHPGIIGEFKKGPFRTAMDLGYPIVPIYFEGNQALSNGGSLFTRKGTIKAHIHPPIDTSGWTLEELEERIAEVRSKYISWAAEDLKLPEETVGDTSKQR from the coding sequence ATGAAGCCTACTCCGGAACAATGGGTAAGGACAGTCCTCTCCATGATTGTCTTCTTTACGCTTTTGCTTCTTGTAACCCCTCTTGTGCTTTTCCTTCTGCTGATATCGCTGGGCCGGCTTACCAACTTTATCATTGAAAAAGTTGCCCCCCTGCTGGCATACCCGGTTTTTTTTATTCTTGGAATCCAATTTTCTATCGAAAAACATATTCGGCCGCTGCCGTCGCCGGCCGTGTACATTTCAAATCACAGCTCTACACTCGACCTCTTCTGTATTCTTGCACTCGGTTTGCCCAGGGCCAGATTCATTGCCAAATGGGAGCTTCAGTATAACCCGCTTTTCTTCATCCTGGGCAGGCTGACCGGGCAGGTTTTTATCAAAAGACAAAATTCAGAAGAGGCGGTTCAGACTCTTCAAAAAGCCTACACCCGTGTTCGCAAACAACAACTCTCAATATTCGCAGCTCCCGAGGGGTCAAGAAAACACCCCGGAATAATCGGTGAATTCAAAAAAGGGCCGTTCCGTACTGCCATGGATCTCGGTTATCCCATTGTGCCAATCTACTTTGAAGGGAACCAGGCCTTGAGCAATGGAGGATCACTTTTCACGCGCAAGGGTACAATAAAAGCACACATCCATCCGCCAATAGATACCTCTGGCTGGACACTGGAGGAACTTGAAGAGAGAATCGCAGAAGTCCGCTCAAAATACATATCATGGGCGGCTGAAGATTTGAAATTGCCCGAAGAAACTGTAGGAGACACATCAAAACAACGGTGA
- a CDS encoding pyridoxal phosphate-dependent aminotransferase: MISTRAEQLSESQTMKISGRAKELAREGVSIISLSAGEPDFKTPAHICNAAIEAITEGFHGYTMNAGMPELREAIVEKLKRDNGLDYSPDQIVLSNGAKQSVGFAILATINPGDEVLIPAPYWVSYPEMVKMAQGTPVPIRTTYGTHFKLTAEQLRDSITPKTRAIILCSPSNPTGACYTLKELKEIAEVLKEHPDILIFSDEIYEYIVFSGEHVGILNAAPELKDRTVLINGFSKGFAMTGWRLGYAAGPKPIISALAKIQSQETSAPSSISQKAGLAAYTGTMAPVAKMREAFKERRDFMVKALNEIEGVDCFTPSGAFYIFPDIQAFLGKTTPSGTKMETSTDLCMYLLEKHGVAAVPGDAFGEPGGLRLSYASSIEQLKEAVIRLKNGFDSLS; encoded by the coding sequence ATGATCTCTACACGCGCAGAACAACTTTCTGAATCTCAAACGATGAAAATTTCCGGACGTGCCAAAGAGCTTGCCCGGGAAGGTGTCTCCATTATCTCCCTGAGCGCTGGAGAACCCGACTTCAAAACACCAGCTCATATCTGCAACGCCGCCATCGAAGCCATTACTGAGGGATTTCACGGCTACACTATGAATGCCGGAATGCCTGAACTCCGTGAAGCGATCGTTGAAAAATTAAAGCGGGACAACGGCCTGGACTACTCTCCCGACCAGATTGTACTTTCAAACGGTGCCAAGCAGTCGGTTGGTTTTGCAATTCTCGCCACGATCAACCCGGGCGACGAAGTACTCATCCCCGCACCGTATTGGGTTTCATATCCCGAAATGGTGAAAATGGCGCAGGGAACACCCGTACCTATTCGAACAACCTACGGGACACACTTCAAGTTAACAGCTGAACAGCTTCGCGACAGTATCACACCTAAAACCCGGGCAATCATCCTCTGCTCGCCAAGCAATCCAACCGGAGCCTGTTACACCCTGAAAGAACTCAAAGAGATTGCAGAGGTGCTAAAAGAACATCCGGACATCCTCATCTTTTCTGATGAGATCTACGAATACATTGTCTTTTCCGGCGAACATGTGGGCATTTTGAATGCAGCACCTGAATTGAAAGATCGCACCGTTCTGATTAACGGATTTTCAAAAGGATTTGCCATGACAGGGTGGAGACTCGGCTATGCTGCCGGCCCCAAACCCATTATTTCAGCGCTCGCAAAAATTCAGAGCCAGGAGACCTCTGCGCCATCCTCTATATCACAAAAAGCAGGTCTTGCCGCGTATACCGGAACGATGGCACCCGTCGCAAAAATGAGGGAAGCCTTCAAAGAACGGCGCGATTTTATGGTAAAAGCGCTCAACGAAATTGAGGGAGTCGATTGCTTTACTCCATCAGGTGCATTCTACATTTTCCCGGATATCCAGGCATTTCTCGGCAAAACAACACCAAGTGGCACAAAGATGGAAACCTCTACAGATCTCTGCATGTACCTGCTCGAAAAGCACGGTGTAGCGGCCGTTCCCGGAGACGCATTCGGGGAACCCGGCGGACTGAGATTGAGTTACGCATCATCTATTGAGCAACTCAAAGAAGCGGTAATACGCCTTAAAAACGGGTTTGATTCACTTTCATAA
- a CDS encoding FmdB family zinc ribbon protein yields MPTYEYKREDGTTFEVFQSMSDDALTVCPTTGQPVKRMISGGTGLVFKGSGFYVTDYNNGSKGNGSSETKESSSSSSSTAEKPAGAGNDSKSND; encoded by the coding sequence ATGCCTACGTACGAATATAAACGTGAAGATGGTACCACTTTTGAAGTTTTTCAATCCATGTCAGATGATGCACTTACAGTTTGCCCTACAACGGGCCAGCCTGTAAAACGAATGATCAGCGGCGGAACCGGACTCGTATTCAAAGGGTCGGGCTTTTACGTAACTGACTACAATAATGGCTCAAAAGGTAACGGCTCATCAGAAACCAAAGAATCATCATCCTCTTCATCATCGACGGCAGAAAAGCCCGCTGGTGCCGGTAACGACAGCAAGTCGAACGATTAA
- a CDS encoding GbsR/MarR family transcriptional regulator, which produces MPEERSERYKKASEQFVLLWGEMASAWGINKTMAQIHALLYAESEPLDTDTIMERLHISRGNANMNLRNLKQWQLINKVHFKGKRKDFYTAEKDVWNIVAILIHERQQREIAPIQQNLIECLELFETGSDLTEDEADFKERIENFVEFLEMFDRFTKAMLPYINKKNLKFLKKLVKLAEAHQSLKGSDEPTSANS; this is translated from the coding sequence ATGCCTGAAGAACGATCTGAACGTTATAAAAAAGCTTCCGAACAGTTCGTGCTGCTCTGGGGAGAGATGGCTTCAGCCTGGGGCATCAATAAAACGATGGCCCAGATTCACGCTCTATTATACGCTGAAAGTGAACCGCTCGATACGGATACCATCATGGAACGCCTCCACATCAGCCGGGGGAATGCCAACATGAACCTGCGCAACTTAAAACAGTGGCAGCTGATCAATAAGGTTCATTTTAAGGGGAAACGAAAAGATTTCTACACTGCTGAAAAGGATGTCTGGAATATCGTAGCTATCCTGATTCACGAAAGGCAACAGCGCGAAATTGCGCCTATTCAACAGAATCTTATTGAATGCCTGGAGCTATTTGAAACCGGCAGTGATCTCACCGAAGATGAAGCGGATTTTAAAGAACGCATCGAAAACTTCGTTGAATTTCTTGAGATGTTCGACCGGTTTACCAAAGCGATGCTCCCCTACATCAACAAAAAGAACCTCAAGTTTCTGAAGAAACTGGTTAAACTCGCAGAAGCCCATCAATCGCTGAAAGGCAGTGATGAACCCACATCAGCAAATTCATAA
- a CDS encoding YraN family protein: MIKTGRQIGDEGEDIAAAYLESKGWLILDRNYYFEKAEVDIVAFDRTQIIFVEVKSRSGIYFGRPEEYVTPQKEKLIKKAAEAWVYERKMETALIRFDVVAIVQENSEAPDITHFEDAFR; the protein is encoded by the coding sequence ATGATTAAAACCGGCAGACAAATCGGCGATGAAGGAGAGGATATTGCAGCTGCCTATCTTGAATCAAAAGGATGGCTGATACTCGACCGCAACTACTATTTTGAAAAAGCTGAGGTGGATATCGTTGCGTTTGATCGAACTCAGATAATTTTCGTAGAAGTTAAATCACGATCAGGCATATATTTTGGCCGCCCCGAGGAGTATGTTACCCCGCAAAAAGAGAAACTCATCAAAAAAGCGGCTGAAGCATGGGTCTATGAACGTAAAATGGAGACGGCACTTATTCGGTTTGATGTAGTTGCCATTGTTCAGGAAAATAGCGAAGCTCCTGACATCACGCATTTTGAGGATGCATTCCGCTAA
- the coaD gene encoding pantetheine-phosphate adenylyltransferase, which yields MSDDLKIALYPGSFDPFTNGHLDLVQRASKIFDRVIITIAVNSKKETLFTGEEREQQILNAVKDQPWSSQIVVEQFTGLLIDFAAKKKASVLLRGVRQISDFEYEFQMALTNRRLSPELDTVFMMPDENHAITSSSIVKEVAKWGGDVSSFVPPNIHTKILEKYKSK from the coding sequence ATGTCTGACGACCTGAAAATTGCACTTTATCCCGGCTCTTTTGATCCCTTTACCAACGGGCACCTCGATCTTGTTCAGCGCGCATCAAAAATATTTGATCGTGTGATTATTACTATTGCGGTAAACAGCAAAAAGGAGACTCTGTTTACGGGTGAGGAGCGGGAGCAACAAATTCTGAACGCTGTGAAAGATCAACCCTGGAGCAGTCAAATCGTTGTGGAACAGTTTACCGGGCTGCTGATCGATTTTGCCGCCAAAAAAAAGGCGTCTGTTCTGCTGCGGGGTGTTCGTCAGATTTCTGATTTTGAGTACGAATTTCAGATGGCACTCACCAACCGGCGACTATCTCCAGAACTCGATACCGTTTTTATGATGCCCGATGAAAACCACGCCATCACCTCATCCTCTATTGTGAAAGAGGTAGCGAAATGGGGAGGCGACGTCAGCAGCTTTGTTCCGCCAAATATCCATACCAAAATTCTTGAAAAATATAAATCGAAGTGA
- the rsmD gene encoding 16S rRNA (guanine(966)-N(2))-methyltransferase RsmD: MRIITGTLKGRNIPAPNTDLLRPTSDRTKEGIFSTISARRYFESTRVLDLFAGSGNLGFEAISRGSSQVLFLDREHEHIRHIEKIAESFGVADKISTRVMAVEEYLEQPQETFDFIFADPPYDYFYMEGIIDLVLNGNVLEDDGWFILEHDKRHDFSEHPLCAYVKPYGRTIASFFTRDESIT, translated from the coding sequence ATGCGAATCATCACCGGAACTCTTAAAGGCCGAAATATACCGGCTCCAAATACCGACCTGCTCCGCCCTACATCCGATCGAACGAAAGAGGGCATTTTCTCCACGATATCCGCACGCAGGTATTTTGAATCTACCCGCGTTCTTGATCTTTTTGCCGGCAGCGGAAATCTTGGATTTGAAGCGATCTCCCGTGGCTCCTCTCAGGTTCTGTTTTTAGACAGGGAACATGAGCACATTCGGCATATCGAAAAAATTGCAGAGTCATTTGGAGTGGCCGATAAAATCTCTACCCGTGTTATGGCCGTTGAAGAGTACCTTGAACAGCCGCAGGAAACGTTTGATTTTATCTTTGCTGATCCGCCCTACGACTATTTTTACATGGAAGGTATCATTGACCTGGTGCTTAACGGAAACGTGTTGGAAGATGACGGTTGGTTTATTCTTGAACACGATAAGCGGCACGATTTTTCAGAACATCCACTGTGTGCGTATGTAAAACCGTATGGGAGAACCATCGCCTCGTTTTTCACACGGGATGAATCCATCACTTAA
- the gghA gene encoding glucosylglycerol hydrolase yields the protein MIHPISHNPSATREFAFDLKPLIQPPVSLNRARQIAERLGCKPKGLQTYFLFWNPDFQDAESAEIQLYLPTRYLNFDKPEQHASFQYRTFPVLLEDEFALTVLNGVPSGDKESFGALYQVKVKFKSGREEIIRDPMAASLPYGVFAPAEVYDIDTMLKNRADSTYYEQLSDELSEENNHRIPNSVNLLELHVQTSTKPGTLYSLNDRFKQVARKLRSGNELTPDEKNLCGFDAVELMPLDPVVQHPDNHTFWDPIHQPNEDGEEVTVRLKRPGVLNWGYDISLFGSAAVNPSLLGTGRPSELLELIETLHTSPDPVKVVLDVVYGHADDIATQLLPSLYFTGPSTYGREIRIRHPMIRAVVLEMLRRKMAYGFDGIRVDASHDFKYYDEEKEKHLYDNDFLKEMSDITVRNCGTLYRPWMIFEDGRPWPRDDWQLAASYLEVNNQQEHAFQWAPTIFAYNTPYSYTYWVSKMWRLKEVMKYGERWISGYANHDTIRRGTQADPNSVTVNSHLGNSLKMVMNNAYNHPSTTLLMHGFLPGVPMDFLHALGHAPWSFIRDTDSNYALKVTAEEAYFLDWQVTGNEFRQSRFFKRLKGMGFHSLDELRSFTKALLSFVKCTDNDPEQILKLINVYCEETWTREMLDEFVDAWMQDLNCYCNVDNHAEYVSSKKAAFNLEIRKYRTKNPWLRYNFRDDDFLTYAEPVHGTVIYYGYRRDPESGKEIVFVANMEGQPRQIVPADLIPQVKNPNKWSVACSTPSITRKEISEPIRLSISQGLLFERS from the coding sequence ATGATACATCCCATTTCCCATAATCCATCGGCTACACGAGAGTTCGCCTTTGACCTGAAACCTCTCATCCAGCCGCCAGTTTCACTGAATCGTGCCCGCCAAATTGCAGAGAGACTTGGCTGCAAACCTAAAGGATTACAAACCTATTTTTTGTTCTGGAACCCTGACTTTCAAGATGCTGAATCTGCAGAAATTCAGCTATATCTCCCTACCCGTTATCTGAATTTTGACAAGCCGGAACAACATGCTTCATTTCAATACCGCACATTTCCGGTTCTGCTGGAAGATGAATTTGCGCTTACTGTTTTAAATGGTGTTCCTTCCGGCGACAAAGAATCCTTTGGTGCGCTTTACCAGGTTAAAGTTAAATTTAAATCGGGAAGGGAAGAGATTATCAGGGACCCGATGGCAGCTTCACTTCCTTATGGCGTATTCGCACCTGCCGAGGTGTATGACATTGACACAATGTTGAAGAACAGAGCCGATTCAACATATTACGAACAACTTTCTGATGAACTTTCCGAAGAAAATAACCATCGTATTCCCAACTCCGTAAACCTGCTTGAACTACATGTTCAAACCTCAACCAAACCGGGTACACTCTATTCCCTGAACGACCGGTTCAAACAGGTGGCTCGTAAACTAAGAAGCGGCAATGAACTTACACCGGATGAAAAAAACTTATGCGGTTTCGATGCAGTTGAGCTGATGCCGCTCGATCCCGTTGTACAACATCCGGATAACCACACGTTCTGGGATCCGATTCACCAGCCAAATGAAGATGGTGAAGAGGTTACAGTACGTCTAAAACGGCCCGGTGTTCTCAACTGGGGATATGATATATCATTATTTGGATCCGCCGCAGTTAATCCCTCTCTGCTCGGTACCGGCAGGCCGTCAGAATTGCTTGAATTGATAGAGACGCTTCATACATCCCCCGATCCTGTTAAAGTGGTCCTCGACGTTGTTTATGGCCATGCTGATGATATTGCAACCCAACTGCTGCCCAGTCTATATTTTACCGGACCCTCAACCTACGGCCGGGAAATTCGGATTAGACATCCGATGATACGCGCAGTAGTACTTGAGATGCTCCGGCGTAAAATGGCGTACGGGTTTGATGGAATTCGTGTAGATGCATCACACGATTTTAAATATTATGATGAAGAAAAAGAAAAACATCTCTATGACAACGATTTTCTGAAGGAGATGAGCGATATCACTGTCAGAAATTGCGGTACACTCTACCGCCCCTGGATGATTTTCGAAGACGGGCGTCCCTGGCCGCGCGATGACTGGCAGCTTGCAGCATCTTACCTTGAGGTAAACAACCAGCAGGAACACGCGTTTCAATGGGCTCCAACCATATTTGCATACAACACTCCTTATTCATACACATACTGGGTTTCAAAGATGTGGCGCCTGAAAGAGGTTATGAAATATGGGGAAAGGTGGATCAGCGGTTATGCGAACCATGATACAATCCGGCGCGGCACGCAGGCAGATCCCAATTCAGTTACCGTGAATTCACACCTGGGAAACTCCCTTAAAATGGTGATGAATAATGCCTATAACCATCCTTCTACCACACTGTTGATGCACGGATTCCTGCCCGGCGTGCCGATGGACTTTCTCCACGCACTGGGACATGCTCCCTGGAGCTTTATACGCGATACGGATTCCAATTACGCACTAAAGGTAACGGCTGAAGAAGCCTATTTCCTTGACTGGCAGGTAACCGGAAACGAGTTCCGGCAATCCCGTTTTTTTAAAAGGCTGAAAGGTATGGGATTTCATTCACTTGATGAACTTAGAAGTTTTACCAAAGCGCTGCTTTCCTTCGTAAAATGCACGGATAATGATCCAGAACAAATTTTGAAGTTGATCAACGTGTATTGCGAAGAGACGTGGACCCGGGAAATGCTCGATGAATTTGTTGATGCCTGGATGCAGGACCTGAATTGTTACTGCAATGTAGATAACCATGCTGAGTACGTTAGCAGTAAAAAAGCTGCGTTTAATCTGGAAATCAGAAAGTACAGGACAAAAAACCCCTGGCTTAGGTACAACTTCCGGGATGATGATTTTCTTACCTATGCTGAACCCGTACACGGTACAGTGATCTACTACGGGTACAGACGTGATCCAGAATCAGGCAAGGAAATTGTTTTTGTGGCAAACATGGAAGGGCAGCCGCGACAGATCGTCCCGGCAGATTTAATTCCCCAGGTAAAAAATCCAAACAAGTGGTCTGTTGCCTGCTCCACTCCGTCAATAACGAGAAAAGAAATTTCCGAACCGATCCGGTTATCGATTTCACAGGGTTTACTCTTTGAACGTTCCTGA